AAATGATTCAGATAATGAAGAAGAGGAAGAAAatcaaaaacaaaaatcagaaactaatgaaaatgacaatcaaaacgaaaataatagcgaaattaaaaataatatacactCAAACAAAGATGAAATTTTAGGAGAAATTGTATacgaacaaaataatatgataaatttagaagaagaaaatgaagaaaatgaaaaaaaaaataatattataaatagaAGCGACTCATCAATTAAGGAATATAGCTATGAAGATTCTCGAATTGAAGCttgtatatatgaaaatataaaaactgGAAATGATCAAATAAGCaatgataaatttaatgaaaataaaaaatattattatggaAATCCATTTACTGCTAGTAGTTGTGAAGATGCTATGAAAATGTCTATGGCAAATAGTTCATTTGACAATTCCaatgaaataaatcaagataaaaataagacaAACAAAGctgcaaaaaaaataaaatttcaagatgaaaaaaataatgatgataaaaacCCTCCACAATATACCAGCTTTATAAAACATTATGTTACTAATGTTggagataataataaacatattttaaaaaattatatgctAAATTTCCCAATCGAATCTAAATCATCTGGatttaacaaattaaataatgaaacgAATTCGCTTGATTATAATAGTTTGTCTtctatagaaaataaaaaaaagtgttGTAATATTCCAAATTTCTGTAGGTTTGgaggaaataataatgacgATGCCAATCAAAACAAAAGTAACAACACTAGTAAAGGATCctttgaaaaatatgaatcaAATGCATTTAAAACAACTAAAAGCAATGCCTCAGTTCATCCAGGATATTATGgcaattttaattataaaaacattttcaatactattaaaaaatatgattgtACAAATCcaacaaattatatacaaaacTATAATTGTATGAAAAACACCCatgaatttattaaaaaccACTCAATAGAAGAGGGAATTGaattcattaaaaataatgtagattttgaaaaaataaaaacaagtgtagatatagaaaatattgCAAGAAGTTTAACTATGGATAGTTTAAGACAAAATCTAAGTATagatattattaaaaacaaaatagatataaacaaaatatcaaaacaattaaatattagacacataatatcaaaaatatatataaaaaatgctaaaaaaaatataaattttcaaactattaaaaaatttatcgATGTTAATCAAATCACACAACGTTCTGATAGTTTTGATGGAAATTATGAATTAGAAGATTTATTTGCGAATTATATACAGACATATGTAGATAATATTAAACGTACAATTGATATACAAGGAATgaaaaacaattattttgGAATATTTCAAAGTTGCAATCCTCAATTGGTgaatacaaattatattaaatcaGCTGCTAAAagtatacaaaatattaattctATGTACTCAaacaataaattaaattttagcTTAAAagaacataaaaaatatattgcatTCAATCAGAAAAAATCGGTTAATCTAATCAAATCGTTTTATAGCAAAAAAACTacttttgttaaaaaaaaaatagaagttaacaaaaaattcttaaataattattttaatgcATGTATGATAGATTGCAATAATGATTCAGAAATTTTAGGATCAAATGAATTAGCTCAAAATTCTTTTGCTGAATATCAACTTAGTAAATTCGAATCATCCTATCCAGAACAATCCATGGATCTTGAAGATATGAGACttaaatcatttttcaAAACATCGAACTATAACGATGTAgaaaataagaaatattGCTCTGGTATGTGTTGTGGCGGTGCAAAGAATATAGATGCTAATGAAactttaaataatgaacCATCATTAGAACCAGAACAATCCATAAATCTTGAAGATATGAGACttaaatcatttttcaAAACATCGAACTATAACGATGTAgaaaataagaaatattGCTCTGGTATGTGTTGTGGCGGTGCAAAGAATATAGATGCTAATGAAactttaaataatgaacCATCATTAGAACCAGAACAATCCATAAATCTTGAAGATATGAGACttaaatcatttttcaAAACATCGAACTATAACGATGTAgaaaataagaaatattGCTCTGGTATGTGTTGTGGCGGTGCAAAGAATATAGATGCTAATGAAactttaaataatgaacCATCATTAGAACCAGAACAATCCATAAATCTTGAAGATATGAGACttaaatcatttttcaAAACATCGAACTATAACGATGTAgaaaataagaaatattGCTCTGGTATGTGTTGTGGCGGTGCAAAGAATATAGATGCTAATGAAactttaaataatgaacCATCATTAGAACCAGAACAATCCATAAATCTTGAAGATATGAGACttaaatcatttttcaAAACATCGAACTATAACGAtgttcagaaaaaaaattttttatctgGTATGTGTTGTGGCGGTGCAAAAAGTATGAATTATGATGAAcctttaaataatgaaagcACAGTTCACTTTGATACTGAGCATTCAGAAGCATGTGATTGCCCTCATAGTCATTTAAAACCAACAACTAAACATGAAGACGCTTTAGAATCAAATGTTACATGCTTTAGCAAACCTAACAATAATTTAAGATATATGAAAGTCGTATTACCCAATAATGAAGAAAGCGATATCATATATGATgacagaaaaaaaatattctttgATTTAGATGGCAATGCTTATGCACATATTGTACATAATTTATACTTTAATGtaaaagataaattaatttatgaaatttattatgttgGCGAAATTAATTATGAACAAATCAGAAATTCGTTGATCAAATTTGGTAACTACATGGTTACTGAAAAATATGCGCCAtgcaaaattattatggaAATGTGCAAAAAATTCAACAATTTAATGAATAACATCCTAGGAATAAATAAGAGCgatacatattatattgaCAGAGAAAATCTGGTCGAAGttataattaaatgattacaccattaaaataaattatgcataaatatatgatgaTTTTATTTCCGTATTCTTCGTTcatacataattttattatttttttgaattgtttttgttctttttttgttttggggtaattatgaaatttattttatttacgTAAGATTAAGCtcgttttaaaaaatattaattaatacCATCACATTGTATATATGGATGTGTGTGTGAAAATATGCATGCACATTTGttttatgaaataaaaatagctGTTTATGaaacataaaattaaaaaaaaaaaaaaaaaaattaaatagcTAGCtacataataaattttaaggccaaagaaaatttacttataaatatgtgcatataaaCAATGGATATTAGACGGCACTTTTGGGGGGTGTAGCAAATGAAAGAgagaattaataaataaaaaaagtaaaattaaattaaaaaaaaaataacaaataataaatgtaatatACAATATACAACGAGTATATTGATCTACAATTCGCCTAAAAATATGTTGCAATCAGAGGAGCATGATGCAACAATTTCCTCAACTGGATGAAAGGCAACATCATTTATTGTACTTGTATGACCAGGcaatgtatattttaaatttttttgtttataatcataaatatacaaatagcTATCTCCACTTCCACAAGCAAGTAAATTGTCATTATTAAATGCTAACCTTATTAAATTGTaatcaatattatattttggtgaatttaaagaatataataatttatcatCACAAGGAAAAGGCTGAATATCccaaaaacatattttttcatcagCACTTATTGAAGCTAATATAgtttcatcattatttatatccaATCCACTTATATAATCTGTGTGTCCTTTTAATGTATCTTTTAATTGATAAGTTTTAGTATCAAAGATTTTTATACTATTATCAACTGAACtagtatatatagtatctccttttttatttccacaCACACATAATAATGGAAAATTATCTTGaatagtatatatacaatttttatttcgaaAATCCCAAAATTTTAAGCTACCATCATCACTGCATGTAACAAATGTATTATaatcaattatatttaagcTATTAATTACGCTTGTATGGCTTTTAAAActtcttattttttgttcattttcaATATCCCAAAGAAAAGAATTATGATCAGCCGATACGCTACATAAATAAGTATCATCTTTTGTCCATTTGACTTGTAATACTGCGTTTTTATGTCCTCTAAAAACATTAACAGTTTCACATTCTTTATAAACATTATGTATCATTACAGTCATGTCAAAGCTGGATGATGCTACAAATTTACCATCATAAGAAAAACTTATTGAGTACACTTCCCCTTTATGGCTATTTATTAgcatattttgaaaaaacaaTCCAGTTTTCCTTTCATCACCTCTTTTATCAACATCTAGGACATATCCATCAGACTGTACTATTTCCATTTTGTCACAacatgaatatatataatatatttatttatttctgcATGTAATGTGActgttttttgttttcacgaaatggaaaaaaattaagcCATATTATACAgtattttattcttatcACAATTtactttaaaattattattttgcttAATTTTGATCTGAACATGGTATacttaaatttaaattttaaaaattatgaatttcttacttttaaatatttttctgaAAATCAGGATAACACTAAATATAATGCTCGTGAGTAAGTTATGAGTCCATACAAtactatataatattttttatttatatatatttatttattcatgtatttgtttatttattcatacatttgcttatttatttatttatttatttattgtgataatataatcgtatatagtattatttaaaaatagtagAAAAAATTACCGTTTCTTTTTAAGccgtgaaaaaaaaatgcctaaaaaaaattaacttagcattatttaataatagaaattataaccaatattttttggggcagctataatttattcccccatttttgtatatatttgaaagTTTTCATAATCctactaataatattttatattgcTATTGAGTCaagtttaaaaaatatatgagagaaaaataaaataatgcatTTTCAAAACgtatatttttccaaaaaaaaaatcattttcaatattcTAAATATCGAAAACAAGTATAAGTTGCAATAacattgtttatatttacaatgGTAACTACAAATAAGATTTACtgtgtttaaaaaaaatgatataatttatttgagatgtcataaaattaaaaaataaataaaaaacatttataaatacCCATACACAAATGCAATAaggtattttttttataacacatttttttagatcaaattaaaaagacACATTCCCATAcccacaaaaaaataatggcATTTAAAACTACTATAGGATGTGGGaattacataaatattttttttttttacgttttaatatattttgtaaagaATTACACTTTTggtttatatttgtaaaaatgtATGACAAATTCAGTATTTTTAACTTATTTGtctcatttttatcaaaatttaaaaaaacaaacaaatgtaataaaataaatattttagaaaaattatttttatttattaatatttatcaatATGTTATAGGgatacatatttttctatttataGACAAAAAGTAAATTAATTTCTATCTTTGCTTAAACAGAAATTTCTGAACTTTGTTaggaatatttatataatacgTGCTAATAAATACGATTTCaacaattaaaatatttggttattttacattataatatttataaatttcaaaattaGACCCccaaacaataataataataataataataatatatagtgGGTGTAAGTGTGCTACTTTTTATCTGCTTTTCTGtgcttttatttttaacattttgtttatattaataatacttATGTAGTTGGTTatcaaagaaaaaaataactacgtgcacattttttgaaaaagtGGAAAAATCccaaaataattatgttatagcggcatataaatattgtttataaaaagaCAATAAACATTCTactttcaaaaaaaattaaaaagtacaaaatataaaacaattataataaaaatgaatagctaaataaattaaatgacaaccatatataaaaatataacttgAGGAAATAATGTGAAAGTAtcataatatacatatgtactcttatattttgataattttttttcacatgCTTAAATATTACTCAACAATctacaataaaaattaagtatacaaattaatgatttctttattcatataaaaaataaataaaacattatattccaaattttatttcttaagAGCTTGTCAAAAAAGCCAAcaaatagaaatatatatgtgtgcacatttattattccaccttcttatataattacattgtatttatatttcatacAATTTGtaacataatataattcCGTGAATCACTTATTCAATTCTATTTATCCATATAGATTTTTATGAAAGCTGAAccatgataatttttttttcaatttttatttgattttgtctaaaaaaatgtatcgAATTATATTCTTCTTTATTTCATTGTTATTGATATTACTCCCTTCTTTACTAAATTGTGACGCAGAATGGATTGGTCCTACTTTGAAAAAATAcgataataattatataataaataataaacaaattgaaaacattattttacccattttcataaaaaaaggagaatgtataaattatgACCATtcagaattttttttttactactataaaaatagtgaacaaatttttaaaaatatctCTATAGATTGtactaataaatatatgcaacCATCATTTCATATGCTTAGAGAAAAACGTGACTTTATtaattatcataatttttttaataataataaaaattaccTATTACCATATTGGGaacaaaattttcattatttttttctcatttaTTCTAAgagtatatattttacaaatatagataatcttttgaaaaatcacaaatcaaatataataatacataattCTATAACTAAAACAACATATGGGATATACAACACTAGCATAAATTACATTACTagcaataaaaatattgaaatagACACATTTTGGAAATCttcaaaaattaatagttttttttcctttcaATTTTACCATTTTACTTCTTTTAGATTTATTTCGAAAGAAAAAGTGCGATATCCAAAATATGTACAAACATAtctttatacaaaaattgtGATGAATAGAAAAATAGAAGAAACTACAtccttattttttgaaaaatattcagCTAGCCATAATagtattttcaaaaaaaaaaaaaaaaatatatactcaTATAGctattttatcaatttcTCTATTTGCcgaattaaaagaaatagtAAAAAGGTGTACACATTTAGTgcaattttttacaaattttttgaattgaTATATTCAATAATCgaaaaagggaaaaaaataacaagcAATTTAATAtggaataatttttatgctAGCTATTTCTCAAAAGgggatatatttatgaacgaaataaaaagaaaagtgAGAATTATGAATGATTTGGTATATGATGATGatgatgatgaaaataatgacaTGCTTAATCGGCGtaatttcaaaaataatacaaatcaATATTTTACATGTTTTTTAGATAAAGCAAAAGAAAATCCAAATGCCCTTAACGAAATCGATAAATGGATTAATCCTAAAACTAAATCATGCTATTGTCATGAAGAGCATGCAGAGCCATGTTCATTGGATGATATATCTGAGATTAACCAGTTAGATtcatatatgaataatgaAATGTGCAACTctagaaataataataaaaatgatgaaatatttattgcATTAGCTGGGTATAACATATTAAAATGTAAACATgcagaaaataaaaatatgaacgaacataaaaataaaaataacgaaaaaaatgataacaaTATTTATCAGCATGATCCAAATGATAAATTAGACAATGAacaaatgtataaatattgcAAGTATGGATTAAAATTATggaatgataaaaatatgtataattataataactGTGGTACAGTAAAAAGTTTagacgaaaaaaataaaaatatatgtattgaAAAATGTCAATTAATACAAACTCTTTGTGGTGAAAAACGTATACAGTTTTACTCATTTGATGTATGCAggaaatattatgaaacaAACTC
The DNA window shown above is from Plasmodium berghei ANKA genome assembly, chromosome: 7 and carries:
- a CDS encoding thrombospondin-related protein 1, with product MYRIIFFFISLLLILLPSLLNCDAEWIGPTLKKYDNNYIINNKQIENIILPIFIKKGECINYDHSEFFFYYYKNSEQIFKNISIDCTNKYMQPSFHMLREKRDFINYHNFFNNNKNYLLPYWEQNFHYFFLIYSKSIYFTNIDNLLKNHKSNIIIHNSITKTTYGIYNTSINYITSNKNIEIDTFWKSSKINSFFSFQFYHFTSFRFISKEKVRYPKYVQTYLYTKIVMNRKIEETTSLFFEKYSASHNSIFKKKKKNIYSYSYFINFSICRIKRNSKKVYTFSAIFYKFFELIYSIIEKGKKITSNLIWNNFYASYFSKGDIFMNEIKRKVRIMNDLVYDDDDDENNDMLNRRNFKNNTNQYFTCFLDKAKENPNALNEIDKWINPKTKSCYCHEEHAEPCSLDDISEINQLDSYMNNEMCNSRNNNKNDEIFIALAGYNILKCKHAENKNMNEHKNKNNEKNDNNIYQHDPNDKLDNEQMYKYCKYGLKLWNDKNMYNYNNCGTVKSLDEKNKNICIEKCQLIQTLCGEKRIQFYSFDVCRKYYETNSFTRYIFVHIFKYFDDNCTYFDPNNHGIVLCKHTKIKCNFSSWSDWSECTKSCLKDEYDIEPIQKRTRFLSKDMEYASNACSSYVSDDNNMMEVQICVDLPYCDDINDSNKEVTSKIKKGKYPDKEILLPFVISLDEINKANALKELNNNDTDLTSENFIINKSEILTNCVITDMNKYDNYIKYNEKNRSCSCPNNEPACYFKDIYNSSTWKKKFEILCKQNNNINIVTADFVLINCNMLISLNKKEISINTYLAMTFDCRSPLFQYLFCSKTSDHNKKNLIYMIITIVFGAISAIYLVYLIVKEIIKYKDICFQLREKNISQNEKKYVQTETPSENDIITDTIKKD
- a CDS encoding U5 small nuclear ribonucleoprotein 40 kDa protein, putative; translation: MEIVQSDGYVLDVDKRGDERKTGLFFQNMLINSHKGEVYSISFSYDGKFVASSSFDMTVMIHNVYKECETVNVFRGHKNAVLQVKWTKDDTYLCSVSADHNSFLWDIENEQKIRSFKSHTSVINSLNIIDYNTFVTCSDDGSLKFWDFRNKNCIYTIQDNFPLLCVCGNKKGDTIYTSSVDNSIKIFDTKTYQLKDTLKGHTDYISGLDINNDETILASISADEKICFWDIQPFPCDDKLLYSLNSPKYNIDYNLIRLAFNNDNLLACGSGDSYLYIYDYKQKNLKYTLPGHTSTINDVAFHPVEEIVASCSSDCNIFLGEL